In the Fusarium falciforme chromosome 6, complete sequence genome, ACGTCTGGGGCGACTGCTCTGAAATGATCGACATTACCCTCAATGGCCAAAGTTTCCCAGTGGGTCCCAGTCTCCACTCTGCTCTGGAGCAGCTGCGTGAGAATGGCTTCCGCTCTTGGATCTGGATCGACTCCATCTGTATCCAGCAGACCgacctcgaggagaagggatgGCATGTGCAAGAGATGCGGACAGTTTACAGTCGCGCCGAGTGCGTGTACATGTGGCTCGGCTCGGGCTCCGATGCCACCGACAAGACAATAGAGTTCATGGCTGAGATCGGTCCCAAGCTGGTGGAATTGAACGCCATGGAGATACTAAGCTCCTATCAAAACGGCATTGTCAGCACGTACTTTCGGAGTCGCGTGTCAGGTGAGGACATTGGTCGTCCTGACGAAGACCCGGCCGTGAAGCTGGCCCAGTACATGTATGGCCTGCTGGATCATCCAGGACTGCAGGCTGCGAAGGACGTTGACGGTGTCGAGGTTCCTCGGGGGGTTCTGATAGACGGGCTCGCCGAAATCGTCAAGAAGGAAAACTGGCACCGCATATGGATCGTCCAAGAAGTTGCCCTCGCCAGAGTCGGGCTCATCATGTGCGGCACTAAGGCCACCTCCCTCGAGCATTTCCAATCGACCTTCATGACTCTATGGGACTGCGGCGTCTTCGACAAACGTCATGGGAGCCGCGTGAACGGTGGCATAGGTTTCGAGTGGGCCTGGAACTGGATCCTGCCGCTGCTCATCCGCCGACGGAGACAGTACTGGCGCAAGGGACCGCTCCGGCTCTCTGAGATCCTACGTCCCTCGTTCAAGGCGAGGCATACAATATACGCAGCCTCGGACCCGCGCGACATCATATTCGGGCTTCTGGGTGTCATCGAGGACGGTGAGGAGTTGGGTCTGCGGGCTGACTATACCAAGTCCATGGCCGAGGTCTTTGCCGCGGCGACAAAGGCATTTCTTCAACAAGACGCCGGTATGGGTTCCTACCGTTTAGAATACGTCACCCCCAGAGCCGAAAACCCTGATGGTCTTCCTTCTTGGGTCCCGGATTGGAGAGAGATTGGAGAAAAGGGCACATTGATAGAGGACGCCGGCCTTTATATCGACGCCACCTCTGGTATGCCAACATCGGAAAACATGACTCTCGACGAGAGTCCCTGGGTCTTGAGACGCTTTGGATGCTACGTCTCCACGATAACCGACGTCATGGAGATCCCGAAAGATCTACACAGCTTCCGAAAAGGCATCCCCTACGCTGACCTCGTCGAGGATTTCATGGCATCAGTTCTCAAGTTCGCCAACCTTAGACCAGACTCGGGTCCAGCCGAAGATTACGTCTGGCGCACTCTCGTGGGTCGACAGTATGGAGAGCCTGCTTTGCGCGATCGTTACCACcattggatggatggtgatgtAGGGCTCCTGGTTCGCAGCATCATGCGAAAGGGGCAGTTTGACCCAGAGCATCTCACAGAGTCCCAGAAGGAGTTCATCAACAACGGCccattatatcttagtaccGTCCGACTAGATCTCGACACCCCACAGAAGCAGCTCGCGCATATCGTTCAAGAGTGGCCAGAAGACATTCTCTACTACACGGTGGGGAGGACCCTGTTCAAAACGAACAAGGCCATGTTCGGACGGGGGCATGTTCTCGTGAAGCCTGGTGATATTGTCACTATCCTGTCTGGGTGCGAAGTGCCAATTGTCTTGCGGCCACGCGAAGAAGGAGGCTATACGTTTGTTGGGGACGCCCATGTGGATGGCATCATGAACGGGGAGTTTCACCAAACCGCACCAAACTACCAGACATTTGACATATATTGAACTACTATAACTAAACAGGGGGTAAGAGTCTCAAATCTTACTTTACAAGGGAAGCCCTCTCACTTGAAGCAGACAGATGTACTTCGGGTGTCGCAAAGCACTCGGTGGCATGGCCGTCTGGGCCGTAGGCTTTGCTACCGAACAAGGGGTTGGAGTATTGTTAAATTACAGTTTCCTATGATATTACCTTCCAGGGGAAGCAAGCTCCATACTCCCAAAGGTCGGTAGTCAGTCACACGGGGAAAGGTTGCCAGGTAGTTGAACGACTTCATCAACAGGGACAACTAGTAAAGCAGTGTTCATACATAATAACACAACAAGCGAGATCTATATATTGACAACTCCAACGGAATTGCAGCGATAAGCTCACGTCAATCGAGATCGCGCGTTCGTGTGACGTTGCAAAACACTGAGTTGGCGTTGAGAAGATAGAAACACCATAAATATGACACGAAGTTAACCACCAGACCAACAGCCCTCCGCACCTCCAGACAAAGTTCTACCCATGACACATCATCTCATACTTCATTGTTTGACTCTACCATCAAACGTCCAAGTTCAGTCACGCTCATGAATGCACCAGAAATAGTCTTATCAAGATTCGCATTAATGCTCTCCCATcccgcctcttcctcgccaccTATCTACCAGGTATCAATTCCTTCCCGTACATGTCTCCTCAACTGGCACACAAGGGTATCTGCCCGTCTCGGTATATCCTCCTCACATGATGTCCCGAAAGATGCCAATATTCACACAGAAACACAAGCCAAAATGTACtgcaaaaaaagaaagaccCGTAGagaggccttggcctcgtccGTCTCGTTCCatcccttcttcaacaccgTGGTATCTCAAAAACAAGAAATGCAAACTAGAGAAAACACATATAAAGAAAAGGGGGTGTGTATGTGTCGGTCCCACATGCTGGTAATGTATCCGAAACAGCAAAACTTGGACAAAAAGAAAGATACAGATGATGGTCTCCTCAGAGATCCAAGAGGATGGGTATCCCGTCGTCATAACGTTCCTGTCCTCCTCTTGTCCCATGAAGGGCAGATATTAGTACAGCTATAAAACGTTGAAGCAAAAATGTTGAAATCATAATGCTAAATGCTTTTCCTTCCCATGATAAACAAACGCCTTATAGTCTCATGTCCCCATCATCGAGGTAAAAAGACGTCGGTGAACCGAGCTGCTGCATCTGCGCTTGTTGCATGAAGCCAGCTGGGTTTGATGTGTACCCTTGTGATGGGTGGCCCATCCGCATTGGCAGTTCGTAACCAGCCGGCACAGATGTGGGAATCATCTCAGCGTACATTTGTGGTACAGGGGGTACAGCGTCGGTGCTGGACGCTGGACTGCCGTACACGctggtcttcttcttgggacGAAGGTTCTCGAGGCTGAGTCTCTTGCCCCAGGAACCAGGTCGTTTTGAGGGGATCGGTGTGGCAGGGCGAGCAGCCTGAGGTTGGCTGTGGTTAGGGGTCATGTAGACATTGGTCATGACCTCGTCTTGTTGGGGGAACTGTTGCATGCCACTCATGTCTGTCCATTGTTGCTGGGGAAGCTCCTGTCCCGGCAGGATGTAGGTCATGGAAGCATCGGCAAAGGTGTTCATCTGGTCAGGGGCGAACTTGGGTGCATCGACGGGCCAGACATGCTCATTGGGGATCGGGAATGGCGTTCCGGGATGGGGACCAGCTGCAAGGTCGTCTCGAATCATGGGCTCGGGAATGCCGTCCACTGGTGTCGAAGGTCGGGTCTCCTGCTTAATTCTTCGGTTGGGGAACGTGTTCGCCTGAGGTGTAGGCGGTTGCTGCTTAACCACAGGTTCCGGCGGTGTGTTGTTAACGTTGTTCTCCATCTTCGGTTGCGCTCCATCAGCATGGCCAACAGTGTCCATCAAGCACTCGGATCGGACGGGAAGAGAGAACTGAAGATCGATCTCGCTAGGAGGTGGCGTGTTGGGGTTCGTAAAGGGAGATGTACCGAGGATGAAGGCGAGGCGGACAAGAGTCGAGATATcctggccgagatggcgCGCCTCGAGCATTCGCTTGAGGTCACCAGAGGATCGCGGGCGCCATGTGAGCTGTTGCCTCTTTTCCTTGGGCCAGATGCATGTCTTCCAGATAGACTTGACCTTGGACTGGCGCATGAGGTTGTGCAACTGAGCCTTGTACTCCCAGTTGTTGACATCGAAACCGTCCTCGAAGTGCTTGGCAATATGCTCAAAGTACTTGTCTCGGCTGCCCGACGCCTGGTCGTTGGTTGCGGCCTCGAAGATACGGTCCTTGCAGTTGGCGAAACCGCACGCAAACACGACCTGAGGGCACAACTCAGTCTTGGCCGAGCTATTGGGGAGAGCGTCCATGCGGTGTGTCTCCTTGGCGTGGGTGCTGTAGGCACGTTCAGTAGCAAAAGAGAGGTGGCAGCCCTTGGTCTTGCACAGCCAGGTCACATCAGCGCCGTGGAAGTTGTAGAGATGCTTCTTAAAATCACTCTTGCGACCAAAGCCCACGGGGTTGTTGTCCAAAAAGCACATAGGGCACTGGTATTTCTTGGAAGTCGGTGCGACATGTCGAGGCGAGGGGTGAGAGGTGACATCGCATGAGGGAATAGGCGACTGCATGAGGCTGGGCGAGTCGAGCCACGTCCGGTCAGGTATCTTGCCGACTTCACCATCATGAATCGAAGGCACGTCGGTAGAAGTGTCTTGCCATGTAGACTGGGTGCGTATCGAGGCGGCATCGGATCGGCCGTGAGAAGCCTCGGAGCTGCTCCATGTCAACGAGGGAGCACTTGTGTTGCTAAGAAGGGTGGTCGCTGAGAAGGTTGAGGCCCGGGCTACCGTGTGTCAGTACAATTACAGCATAGCTATCCAACAGAAACTCACATGAAGTGCCCAGACCGCTCAGAGCGCAGACGAGACTCGAGACGCCATAGCGACGAGCCAGACCCAGAAGGATCTGCTGATCCTCTTCACTCAAAGGCCTCACGGCTTGGTCATCTTGAACCTGGAAGGGGAACATTATAGCAAGAGTGCACAACGTCCGTGTCAATCGACAGAACGTTGATGCGCGCTCAGCGCTTGTTATGTAAAATCTACAGCGAGTCGGGTCGCTGTCAGCAACAGAGGGCCTGCCGTCTTTGATGTGTGTGTCAAGTGCGGGAGGCAGCCGTCGGGGATGAGACTCGCATGAGGCTCCAGGCGAGTATTATTCGAAGCAGGCGGTACAGGTGAGAATTAATCGCTCTAAAGTGAAGCGTCGTGTGCGCGGTGGCGGATCGATCCCAGAGGTGTCCTTCGGAGAGAGCGAAGAGGATGGCTGTGCGGCTGAGACTAGTAGGCCGTTACAGAAGTCGAACTCGTAAGCACGCTACAAGAGGAAATGCGTGAGATGAGTTTAACGAGAGGAAATCGCCAGCCCGCGACGATTAGTGAGtatcgagtcgagtcgagtcgagtcgtaGAGTCGTGACACAGTCGGTGGTGGTTTGTGGTGAATGGATGTGGAGGAGACAGGTTTGAGTGTGACGGGTATGAGCGCAGGCACGGGTAGGTAGCGGGAGGAGGCAGATTAAACCAGAGACAAGAGTCAATCAAAGACACAGGCCCTTGCTCCAAGACGGGAAGACAGGAAAGGGTAGGGCAGAGACAATGGGAGGggcgagaagaagcgagGGGAGACGGACGGGGCGAGTGTACGCAGCGCAGCAACCAAGAGGCAGGGGAACAGGGGAGACGCACGAGAGAGGAAACCCTTCTAGAAGCCTTCATCGAATCCTGGACGCGGCGTGAGACATTATAACGGGCTTGCCGGAGTGAATCGCTCTTGGTCGGCCCACGTTGGCTCACCCATGTCCTAGCTAGCTCCTTAACTAGTCACTCCGTCAGGCAGGGGACCCCAGTATACGACCAACGCCGTTTCAGGAACGTCATTTGCAGAAgaagcttttttttctcttttttttttcgaaGCCGGCTCGGGGAGGGTCTCACTGCGGGTTTGTCTTCATCGTGCGGGTGCCGGCAATCTCATGAGCCCCGAGTACGATGTCCAGATGACGTGCCTTGCCTTAGACGAAGTGATCCATCATGACCGATGCCACAGTCACTCATAGCGCACGCGCACACCCACTGCAATAAGGTCAAAAACTCAGCCATTCCCCTCCAGCGCAGCAGGCGGGGTGTAGCCTCTTTGGGGGGCGCCTTGCTGGATCCTCGATAGTGTGAGGAGAATCCGCCGCCATGTCCCTTGTTTGGGCAGTGGTGGCCCAGCAGCCAGTGTCGTAGTGGACGAACAGGTCCTAGCTGTGACTGATGGCATAAGCCTCCCAACAGAACAGTTCTGACCCGTGATGCCCGACTCTCAGTGATCGACTCGTAGGCCACAGAACAAGCCTTCCCCTTCCCCCTGGCAAGTCGTGATTGCGCCCGCAAATTGAACCTCGTTCCCCCTGCAGCCCCCAGCATGCGAGTCGCGACTGTGAGCAACCGTGACCGTAACCCCTACGGCCTGGACTGCTTCTGCCGTTCTTCTAGAAGACGTTACAGCCGAGCGACGATTAGGCTTTGGTACTGTGCACAGTCGTTTTGATTGCGCCGCAGCATCTCGGGGTTCTCAGCAATAGGGTTTGGCTGGCGGCGAACCGTGCTGATGCCGGCGTGGTTCAGCATTGAAGCATGAAAGCATGGCCCTGCTTGTCTCCCTTTTCAAGTGCCGaacgacacgacacgacgcaacgcaacgcaaAGGATTGATTGAGCACCCCGTATCGTCTCTTCCGCTGTGACCTGTGACCCCGAATACGTCAAAAACAGTCAATCATCAGTCAGTCACTTAGTCAGAGCAACTGGGAAACGACCCCATCACGCCCAGCCTAGCGCTATTTCTTCACCTTGTCGCATCTCTCTTCAGACATCGTCCAATCCCCAGTCAGTATCGAGTCGGTTCCGCCGAGTACCGGGTCTCACACTGGGGACAGAGGCAGATTGCGCTGACCAAATCGAAACTGAATCAAAAAGGCGCGCACGCAACGTAGAGCAGACCAGAACAGAGGGGCCCACCGTGGTCATCACGCACTGCTGCAGCGACGACATCCACAATGGACTGACCCCTGCCGACGAAACAAGAATGCGGACGGAGAGCAAGTGCCCCGAGAGCCTAGAGCAAGCCTCGCAGGTACATGTGCCCAAGACGACGTGAACCCGAGAGGGTCTAGCGTTGCTAGTGCTGCTAGTGTATCAGCGAGTTCTCTGGCTGGACGCGGGCCAGCAGACGACCCTGTTTCAGCGGGAAATGACGATGGGCCAATCTCTGGCCTTTGCTCCAGGGCCCGACGTCTGTTTGGTCTGCTGGCGAGCCGAATCAGCGAGGATCGAGGGTCGAGCGAACCAAGGCGAGAGTTGGTGTGAGCATGAGGGGACAAAGGGCGCTGCCGAGACCTCTGGTGCGGAGCTGGAGGGCCAGCAATGCACGGCATTGGCTGCGTAAGAGGGTCATGACACGACCCAGGCCAGAAGCACTCAGCCAGGTGCGTCGACCAAGCCCACTCCAAGCCACTCCAAGGTCCCCTTGCAAAACCctggcgacgacggcgagtGTGGCCTTTTTTCCTTCGAGACGGTGAATGTGGATGCTGGCGTGCGTGAGTGGTTCGTGTGGCGCTGGCTATGCGTTATTCTCGTACGTACAATGTACTGAAGACACATGTCgtggtgaagaagacggtGAGAGAGGAGCGAGTGCTTGGCAGGGCTTCTCTCTGTTGGCCCCGTCTCGCTTCGCTTGACACGGCAAACAACTGCTATGCTATTTCTGCACAATTGCTGTTGGTCTCGACGTTTCGCTGATTTGACTCGACGGATTACGGGTCATCTCCAATAAACCCGTTACGAGACACGTTCGAGATGCGCCGTTGATGAGTCGGTCAATGGATCTTGTGGGAAGCAACGCCATCCGCTGCTAGCAAgacgagaaaaagaaagaaacaaCCGAACGACCCGGAGTCGGGAAATGACAGATTACCAGATGCATCTCGGGTTGATTGCTTCTTGTTTGTGTTATTTCGTGCAGGTTGCTTCTGGCTGACTCCTCTTTTGCTtgttctttttttcctttggAGCTTCTGCACCGGCGGAAGCAACCACTGACTGCCGCTGTAAGCTTCTTGCTTTTTCTTCTGGAAATTTTCTTCAGCTTCGCCAGTGGTGGATCTCGTGTCGCAGATTGACAAGAGACGAGTGTGGCTGGCTGCGAGATGCATCTCACGCCTGATCCTGATGATCGCCGTGATGAGA is a window encoding:
- a CDS encoding HET domain-containing protein — translated: MFTYSPLDPHKSEIRLVRFVECPSDASRLELELRHASMSDTTFNALSYVWGDCSEMIDITLNGQSFPVGPSLHSALEQLRENGFRSWIWIDSICIQQTDLEEKGWHVQEMRTVYSRAECVYMWLGSGSDATDKTIEFMAEIGPKLVELNAMEILSSYQNGIVSTYFRSRVSGEDIGRPDEDPAVKLAQYMYGLLDHPGLQAAKDVDGVEVPRGVLIDGLAEIVKKENWHRIWIVQEVALARVGLIMCGTKATSLEHFQSTFMTLWDCGVFDKRHGSRVNGGIGFEWAWNWILPLLIRRRRQYWRKGPLRLSEILRPSFKARHTIYAASDPRDIIFGLLGVIEDGEELGLRADYTKSMAEVFAAATKAFLQQDAGMGSYRLEYVTPRAENPDGLPSWVPDWREIGEKGTLIEDAGLYIDATSGMPTSENMTLDESPWVLRRFGCYVSTITDVMEIPKDLHSFRKGIPYADLVEDFMASVLKFANLRPDSGPAEDYVWRTLVGRQYGEPALRDRYHHWMDGDVGLLVRSIMRKGQFDPEHLTESQKEFINNGPLYLSTVRLDLDTPQKQLAHIVQEWPEDILYYTVGRTLFKTNKAMFGRGHVLVKPGDIVTILSGCEVPIVLRPREEGGYTFVGDAHVDGIMNGEFHQTAPNYQTFDIY
- a CDS encoding C2H2-type domain-containing protein, with product MFPFQVQDDQAVRPLSEEDQQILLGLARRYGVSSLVCALSGLGTSSRASTFSATTLLSNTSAPSLTWSSSEASHGRSDAASIRTQSTWQDTSTDVPSIHDGEVGKIPDRTWLDSPSLMQSPIPSCDVTSHPSPRHVAPTSKKYQCPMCFLDNNPVGFGRKSDFKKHLYNFHGADVTWLCKTKGCHLSFATERAYSTHAKETHRMDALPNSSAKTELCPQVVFACGFANCKDRIFEAATNDQASGSRDKYFEHIAKHFEDGFDVNNWEYKAQLHNLMRQSKVKSIWKTCIWPKEKRQQLTWRPRSSGDLKRMLEARHLGQDISTLVRLAFILGTSPFTNPNTPPPSEIDLQFSLPVRSECLMDTVGHADGAQPKMENNVNNTPPEPVVKQQPPTPQANTFPNRRIKQETRPSTPVDGIPEPMIRDDLAAGPHPGTPFPIPNEHVWPVDAPKFAPDQMNTFADASMTYILPGQELPQQQWTDMSGMQQFPQQDEVMTNVYMTPNHSQPQAARPATPIPSKRPGSWGKRLSLENLRPKKKTSVYGSPASSTDAVPPVPQMYAEMIPTSVPAGYELPMRMGHPSQGYTSNPAGFMQQAQMQQLGSPTSFYLDDGDMRL